From Coffea arabica cultivar ET-39 chromosome 10e, Coffea Arabica ET-39 HiFi, whole genome shotgun sequence, one genomic window encodes:
- the LOC140015401 gene encoding probable flavin-containing monooxygenase 1, with translation MAMGIHMPKSRAPNQENRTIAIIGAGVSGLLACKYALQKGFSPTVFEARSSIGGVWSRTCDSTKLQTPKNHYRFSDFAWSDSVKEAFPDHNQVREYIYSYALHFNILPHIKFNCKVVSIDYLCTSSEEHMSSWELWAGIGEAFSPKGKWHVSVQDLQTSTDTNQVYQFDFVILCLGKFSGLANIPQFAMNKGPEVFDGEVMHSMDYAAMDNAAEFIKNKRVTIVGFQKSAIDIGAEIAKVNGAKHPCTLLFRTAHWSVPENLVEFIFRNLNRVSELTVHKPDEAFFLWLLAALLSPLLWIYSKVIENYLKWLYPLAKYDIIPEHGFLGQIRSCMLTVLPADFYEIVREGCLILKKAQTFSFCQTGVVVGDEDVPLETDIVIFATGYKSDQKFASVFKSIDFQKYLLGSSAPFYRECIHPKIPQLAIVGYSESHATIYTTEIRAKWLAHFLEGNFRLPTIREMEHNVMRWEKCMRRYTDPNFKRGCVSVMLQIYCNDEICRDMNCNPRRKKSILSELFAPHGPSDYADLSSLGREE, from the exons ATGGCCATGGGCATTCACATGCCAAAATCCCGTGCACCTAACCAGGAGAACAGAACAATAGCGATTATAGGTGCCGGAGTTAGCGGCTTGCTTGCCTGCAAATACGCACTGCAAAAGGGCTTCTCTCCGACAGTCTTTGAAGCTCGGAGTTCCATCGGGGGAGTATGGTCCAGGACTTGCGACTCTACTAAGCTGCAGACTCCCAAAAACCACTACCGCTTTTCAGATTTTGCATGGTCAGATTCAGTAAAAGAGGCCTTCCCTGATCACAACCAAGTTAGGGAGTACATCTACTCGTACGCTCTTCACTTCAACATCCTTCCCCATATCAAGTTCAACTGTAAAGTCGTCAGCATTGATTATTTATGTACATCATCTGAAGAGCACATGTCTTCATGGGAACTCTGGGCTGGCATTGGTGAGGCCTTCTCACCTAAAGGAAAATGGCATGTCAGCGTACAGGATTTGCAAACCTCAACAGATACCAATCAG GTATACCAATTTGATTTTGTAATCTTGTGCCTTGGGAAGTTCAGTGGCCTAGCCAACATCCCACAATTTGCAATGAACAAAGGGCCAGAGGTATTTGACGGTGAAGTCATGCACTCTATGGACTATGCTGCAATGGACAATGCAGCGGAATTCATCAAGAACAAGCGCGTCACAATAGTTGGATTCCAGAAATCTGCAATCGATATTGGAGCCGAAATTGCAAAAGTGAATG GGGCAAAGCATCCGTGCACATTGCTATTCAGGACTGCACACTGGTCAGTCCCTGAAAATTTGGTTGAATTCATTTTCCGGAACCTGAATAGAGTCTCAGAGCTTACCGTCCATAAGCCTGATGAAGCTTTCTTCCTGTGGCTCTTAGCTGCTCTGCTCTCACCCCTG CTATGGATATATTCAAAGGTCATCGAGAATTATCTCAAGTGGCTATACCCCCTGGCAAAATATGATATCATTCCGGAACACGGCTTCCTCGGGCAGATTCGTTCCTGTATGTTGACAGTCTTGCCAGCTGACTTCTATGAAATAGTTAGAGAAGGTTGCCTAATCCTGAAAAAGGCACAAACTTTCAGCTTCTGCCAAACTGGAGTAGTTGTAGGTGATGAAGATGTGCCCCTGGAAACGGATATAGTCATCTTTGCAACGGGATATAAAAGCGACCAGAAATTTGCCAGTGTTTTTAAGTCAATCGACTTTCAGAAATACTTGCTTGGATCATCAGCTCCTTTCTACAG GGAATGCATCCATCCAAAGATACCACAGTTGGCAATAGTAGGATACTCGGAGAGTCATGCGACAATATACACCACTGAGATAAGGGCCAAATGGCTAGCACATTTTCTTGAAGGAAATTTTCGGCTTCCAACAATAAGAGAGATGGAACACAACGTGATGAGATGGGAAAAATGCATGCGCCGGTATACCGATCCAAACTTTAAAAGAGGTTGCGTTAGTGTAATGCTACAGATATACTGCAATGATGAAATATGCAGGGACATGAATTGCAATCCTAGACGAAAGAAATCCATTCTGTCTGAGCTTTTTGCACCTCATGGTCCATCCGACTACGCTGATCTAAGTAGCTTGGGCAGAGAAGAATGA